GCCTCCGCTCCCTTGCCCGCCCTGGCCAGCATCACCACGGAGCCGCCGAAGCCGCCACCGGTCAACCGGGCCCCGAGCACGCCGGGCTCCGTGCGGGCGAGGTCCACCAGCAGATCAATCTCCGGGACGGACACCTCGTAGTCGTCGCGCTGCGAGGCGTGCGAGGCGTACAGGAGCGGCCCCAGCGCGGCCAGGTCCCCCGAGCGCAGGGCCCGCACGGTCTCCAGCACGCGCGCGTTCTCGGTGAGCACGTGGCGCACGCGGCGGCCGAGCGGCTCGGGCAGCGCCAGGGCGCGGGGCAGCTCCGCATCGGGAAGGTCTCGCAGCGACGCCACTCCGAGCTGGGCGGCGGCACGCTCGCACTCGGCGCGGCGCACCTTGTAGTCGCCGCCCGCGTGGCTGTGCGTCACCCCCGAGTTGATGACGATGGGCTCCACGCCGGTGGGCAGGGGCACGCGCTCGTATTGGAGGCTGCGGGTGTCCAGGAAGAGCGCCGCGCCCGTGCCCGCGAGGCTGGAGGCCATCTGGTCCATCACCCCCACGGGCGCGCCGACGAAGTCACACTCCACCTTCTGGCCCAGCAGGGCGACGCTCACGTCATCCAGCTTCAGCCTGAAGGCCTCCCTCAGGCCCCGCAGCAGCGCCACCTCGAGCGCGGCGCTCGAGGACAGTCCGCTGCCGAGCGGCACGTGCGAGTGCAGCCACAGGTCGAAGCCCCCGACGTCCAGCCCCTGTGCGCGCAGCACGTGGGTGACGCCCTGGATGTAGTCGAGCCAGCCCCGGCCGCGCTTCTCCTGGCCCAGCTCGTACTCGTCCACATTCCCCCTGGCGCCGAGGTTGGCACTGAAGGCGCGGACCCGGCGGTCCTCGCGCGGGGCCAGCAGCACCTCGGTCTGCTGGGGAATGGCCATGGGGAGCACGAAGCCCCCGTTGTAGTCGGTGTGCTCGCCCATGAGGTTCACCCGCCCCGGTGCCTGGACGCGGACCTGGGGGGGCCGGCCGAAGAGCGTCTCGAAGCGGGGTGCGTCATCCGAGGGGGCTTGCATCACCGTTCCTCCCGGGGCTCAGGTGCCCGCGGACTCGGGCTCGCCCGACTCGGTGGCGGGCCGGGGACGCCCGGAGGGCGCGGGGGGCATGGGGATGTCGCTGTGGAAGCGCGGGCCGCGCGTGGCCAACGCTATCTGCTCCAGGGGGAACTTGGGCGTGCGGTCCGAGTACAGCAGCCCGTTGGCCTCCTGGTACGTGTCGGAGAATTGCGTGTAACAGAAGCCCGCGAACAGCTCGAGCGAGCGCACCACCTCGAGCAGCGCGGTGTAGCGGCGCGCCAGGTCGTCCGGCCCCGCGCACTGCGAGTAGCCCCACTCCCGCTGGTCGCCGCGCGACATGGAGATGCCGCCGAACTCGGAGAGCACGAGGGGATGGTCCGCATGCGGGTGGCCGTCGAGGACGATGACACGCCCGCCCGGCCGCTCGCGCTGGAAGAGGTGCGGGCGCACCTCGTGCGAGTGGTAGCGCTGGGCGATCTTCTGAGGGTCGGCGTCGTAGTCGTGGATGCCGATGATGTCGGTGGCCACGCTCTCCCAGCCGTCGTTGCCGATGACGGGGCGCCCCGGGTCCAGCGTGCGCGTGAGGTGGAAGAGCGCCTGCACATAGTGCCGCTCGGCGGCGTTGTCCGGCAGGTTGGGCACGCCCCAGGACTCGTTGAGCGGCACCCACGCCACGATGCAGGGGTGGCTGTAGTCGCGGGCGAGCACCTCGAGCCACTCGCGCGTGACCCGCTCGACGGACTGGCGGGTGAAGCGGTAGGCGCTGGGCATCTCCTCCCAGACGATGAGCCCCAGCCGGTCCGCCCAGTAGAGGTAGCGCGGATCCTCTATCTTCTGGTGCTTGCGCACGCCGTTGAAGCCCATGGCCCGGGCGAGCTCCACGTCCCGCCGCAGCGCCGCGTCGTCCGGCGCGGTGATGCCCGTTCCGTCCCAGTAGCCCTGGTCGAGCACCAGCCGCATGGGGTAGGGCCGTCCGTTGAGCACGAAGCGGTCCCCCTGCACCGAGACGGCGCGCAGCGCGGTGTAGCTGTCCACCGCGTCGAGCAGTTGGCCATTGGCGTCGCGCAACTCGATGCGGGCATCGATGAGCGTGGGCGAGGTGGGGCTCCACAGCAGCTCGTTGCGGAAGTCGTCGATGCCCGGGTCGGACAGGGCGATGCGGCGGTACACCTCGCCGAGCACCACCGTGTACGAGTCCCGGGCGAGCAGGGTGTCCCCCACGCTCAGCCGCACGTCCAGCCGCAGCCCCTCGGGGCGCGTGCCCTCGATGTGCACCTCGAGCCCCAGCTCCCAGCGGTTGAGGTTGGGCGTCCAGCGCAGGCCCTCGATGCGGGTGACGGGCACGCGCTCGAGCCAGACCGTCTGCCAGATGCCGGTGGTACGCGGGTACCAGATGGAGTGGGGATCCAACTGCCAGTCCTGCTTGCCCCGGGGCTTGGCGAGGTCGGCGGGATCATCCTCCGCGCGCAGGACGAGCTCCTGGGGGCCGTCGCGGTGGAGCAGGTCGGTGATGTCGATCTTGAAGGGCGTGTAGCCGCCCTCGTGGTGGGCGCAGCGCGAGCCGTTGACCCAGACGGTGGCGGTGTGGTCCACCGCTCCGAAGTGCAACACCAGCCGCTCCTGGGCGGTGAGCGCGGGTGGCTCGAAGGTGCGGCGGTACCAGCAGGCCCGGTAGAAGCCGGTATCCCCCACGCCGCTGCGCTCCGTCTCCGGCGCGAAGGGCACGAGGATGCGCGCGTCCCAGCTCACCTCCGCGGGCACCGACCAGCGCCCGAGCGGATCCAGCGCGAACTCCCAGGTGCCATTGAGCGGGCACCACCCCGCGCGCCGCAACTGCGGGCGAGGGTAGCCCCGCACGGGCGTCGCGGGATCCTCCGTTGTTCCCGCCCATGGCTCGGGAGCGGGAGTGGCTTCCGGTACAGTGTCCCGTGGTACAGCGGGAGTGTGTGCCGCACGCTTTGAGTCCTGGCTACCCATGCGACAACAGTAGGCACCGCGTATCCACGCGGAGGCGGAGCGTGTGCCCCGCCCGGTCTTGGAGCAGCCAGGCGGAAGCGGGACTCGGGAAGGTGGCGGAAGAGAGGGCGCAGCGCTGAACGGCACGTGTGCCCGGACACACCCATGGGGGCCGAAACTGGAGCTAGCCCTGCTCCGGCCGCGAGGGGCCCGGCTCGAGCGCGGCCGCGGCGGCGAGCAGATCCACCACCGCGCGGTGATAGTCCACCAGGGCCTTGATCTCCTTGAGCTCGGCGTCGGCGGCGGTCTGCTCGCGCAGGTTGACGAAGAGCAGGCTGGTGGCGCCGTGCTCGAAGCGCGCCAGCTCGGCCTGGGCCAGGCGGCGTGCCACGTCCGCGGCGCTCCTGGCCAGGCCCACGCGCTCATGGGCGGCCTTCAGGGCGGACAGGGTGTCACGCACCTCGGTGACGACCTTGTCGCGGGTCAGCCGGGCCTTCGCGTCCACCGCGGCCCGCTTCGCCTCGGCGGCCTGCACCTGGCCCCGCGCCCCCCGGGCCTGGAGGGGAATGTCGAGCACCAGGGAGGCCTGGAGCTCGGTGGGCCGCAGGCTCTCGGGCCCCCTGCCCAGGTCGCGGAGCACGGAGATGCCGAGATCCACGGCCGGAGCCGTCTGGTTGCGGGCCAGCTCGGCGTCGAGCTGGACCACGTCGCGCTGGAGCGCCAGCTCGCGCAGCTCGGGCCGCTGCCGCAGGGCCTTCTCCAGCCAGGCGTCCAGCTCGGCCTGGAAGGTGTCGTCGGGCAGGGGCAGTCCCTCGGGCAGACGCGAGTCGGACGCGCGCACCGGCCTGCCCTCGCCATCGCGCAGGGAGAGCGAGAGCTTCAGGGCCGTCTGCTCGAGCTTGCGCCGTGCGGCGACCCGGTCCGCCTCGCGCTCCAGCAGGGCCCGCTCGTTCTCGGTGTGCTCGATCTGCGGGATGTCTCCCTGGGCCACCCGGCGGGCGAGCTGCTCGTGGCGGGTGACGGCCAGCGCGTACTGGGCCTCGGCGATGGCGAGCTGCCGGCCCGCGGCCACCCAGTCCCAATAGTGGTAGGCGGCCTCGCGCTGCAGCTCGAGCTGCTCGCCCACGAGCGTGAAGCCGGCGATGTCGAGCCGCAGGCGCGCCTTGGAGATGTCCGCCCGGCGCTTGTCGATGGAGCGGTTGCGCCAGAGGGGGATCTCCACGCCCGCGCGCAGCTCGCCTCCGCTGAGCGTCTCGTACTCGCCGTAGTACGTGGGGAACTTGCCCTGTCCCAGGCGGTAGCCGGCGAACAGGCGCGTTCCTCCCAGCGGGGTGGGCTGCTCGACGACGGCGTCCAGGCGCTCGTGGGGGTAGTAGCTGAAGGGCACGTACACGCCCTTGGCCTTGAGGAGCGTGTCGAAGCCGCCCTGCGCGGACAGCAGCTCGGCCTCGGCGGTGGCCACGCCTTGCCGCGCGGCCTCCATGCCCGGGTGTTGCTGGCGCACGGAGTCGAGCACCTCCTCGAGTGTGAGCGGGGCCTCGTCACGGGCTTGGGCACGCGGGGCCGTGCCCATCACCACCAGCAGGACCAGGAGGGCGGAGTGCCCATGGCGCGGGCTCATGACTTCTCCCCGGACGCGTCATCCTTGCCCTTGTCGTCCGCCTTGCCACCGGACTTCTCCTTGTCCGTCCAGCCCGGCTCGGACGAGGAGAGGGCAGGGGGGAAGCCGTTGAACTGGCGCCACATCTCGTAGCCGAGGCGGACCTCGTCGAGGAGGATCCACCCGTTGGCGCGCACGCCCTGGCGGAGGAAGCGGGTGGCGGGCCACGCCTCGCCCTTGTCGGGCACCACGACGATGCGGAACTTGCCGCGCCCATCATCGGCCGCGTCGACGAAGGCCACGGTGCCCCCGAAGGTGCCCACGGCCACCGAGGGCCAGCCGGCGAACTGGACGGCGGGCCAGCCCTCGAACTGGAGGCGCACGTGACGGCCCGGGGAGATGAGCGGAGCGTCATTGCCGTGCACGTAGAGCTCCACGGCGCTGGAGACGGTGTCGGGCACCAGCACGGCGAGGGTGTCGCCGGCCTTGACCACCTCGGCGCCCTGCCGGGCCACCAGCCGCAGGATGGTTCCGGCGCGAGGCGCCCGCACCTGCTGGGTGGCCTGCCGGGCCATGGTGCTCTGCAGCTTGGCCAGCTCGATGCGCTCCTTGGCCAGGTCGGCCTTGGCGTACTCGTACTTGGCGAGGCCGTCGTTGATGAGGGCATCGGCATCCGTCTGGATGCGCTGCCGGTCGGAGCTGATGGCCCCGAGCTCGTTGCGCGCGGCGTTCAGGCTGGCACGGGCGCTCTCGGTGTCGGTGGACGCCTTGGTGTAGTCGAGCTGGGCGAGCTCCAGGCTGCGGGTGGCGGTGAGCCCGTCCGCGTGCATGGCCTTCTGGCGCTCCAGGTTGAGCCGGGCCGTCTCGCGGGCCACCTCGGCCGCGGCGAGCGACTGCTCGGCGGCGCGGATGCGCTCCTGCACCATGCGCACGCGCGAGCCGGCCGCGTCGATGCTCGACGAGCGCGAGGAGCGCAGCGCGTCCACGCGGGACTCGTAGGCCATCATCTGGCTCTGGGCGGCGCTGATGCGCGCCTCGATGGCGGTGCGCTGATCCTGCAGGCGGGCCATCAGGTCCGCGTCGTTGTCGGACAGCTCGACGAGGATGTCTCCCTCCTTCACGCGGGAGCCCTCCTGGACGGCCCATTGGGTGATGCGCCCGGCGATGGGGGCCTGGATGGACTGCTGACGCTCCAGCGGCGCGTAGGCGATGACACGGCCCTGGCCGGTGACGTTCTGCTGCCAGGGGGCCACCAGCACGCCAATCAGGGCGAGCAGCAGGGCGAGCATCAGCAGCCGGGCCACCGTGCGCGCCATCCGGGTCGAGTGCCGCACGAGCCGCATGGCGGGGAGCTCGGCGGAGGGACCGTCATTCCGGGAAGTGGGCATCGTCATGGTCGTGGGTTCGGAGTCAGGAGAGGGTGGCGACCCGCGGCTGCTCGGAGCCGAGCGGGTTCAGCTGGCCGTCGAGCAGCTCGTAGGCACGGGTGCAGCGGCCGAGCAGCTCGGGGCTACGGGTGATGAGGAGGAGGGTCCAGGGCGCGTCCGGCGCCAGCAGCGTCTTGAGCACGTGGTCGCGCGCCCGCGAGTCGAGCGTGTCCAGCACCTCGTCGAGGACGAGCAGGCGCGGACGCAGCACCAGGGCGCGCGCCAGGTGGAGCTGCGCCACCTGGCCCGAGGACAGGGGCAGGCCGCCGGTGGTGAGCTCGGTGTGGAGCCCTTCGGGGAGTCCGGTGATCATCTCACCCAGGCCCACGGCCTCGAGGGCCCGGCGCACCTCGCTCAGCGGCAGGTCCGGCTGGCCCATGCGGACGTTGTCCACGATCGTGCCCGCGAAGATCTCAGGTGCCTTGACGATGGCCACATCGCGGCGCAGCGAGGCGAGCGAGAGATCCCGCAGGTCGAGCCCATCGAGCAGGATGCGGCCCTGGGAGGGGGCACGCAGGCCGTAGAGCAGATCCACGAGGGTGCTCTTGCCGCCCGCGGTGGCGCCGGTGATGGCCACCTTGTCGCCGGCCTGGACCTCGAGGCTGGCACCGCGCAGCACGGGCGTGCTCTCGCGGTAGTGGAACTCCAGGCCGTCCAGCTTCAGGGCCGCGGGCCCGGGGCGCGGCGGGACGCTCTCGCCGGTGTCCTGCTCCAGCGGCAGGTCCACGAGCTTGCCCAGCTTGTCCATGGCCGCGAGCAGGTCGTACCAGGCCTCCAGGTGCTTGCCGAACTTGGCGATGGCGGCGACCACGGCGGTGACGATGAGCTCGGCGGCGACGAGCTGGCCCAGGGTGAGCTGGCGGTTGATGACGAGCCAGCCGCCGAGCCCGAGCAGCAGCGCGCTGGCCACGGCCTGGAGGCCCAGCGCCCCGAGAATCTGCCGGAAGAGGTACTTGAAGTGTTTGCGCCGGTAGCCGAGGTAGTCGCGGGCGAGCTCATCGGCGCGCCGCAGGGCATGGGCCTGGCCGCCGTGCTGACGGAAGGCGACGGGGTGACGCGCCAGCTCCTGGAGCCAGGCGGCCACGGCGTACTTCGCCTTGGACTCCTTGAGGCCCGCCGAGGCGGCCGAGTGTCCCCAGCCGAAGATGATGCCGGCGAGCGCCAGCAGGAGGAAGAAGTCGAAGGCCAGCAGCAGCGGGTGGTAGAAGGCGAGCATCAGCAGGCCGATGCTCGCCTGGAGCACCACGGAGAGGCCCTCGAGCAGCAGCGTGGAGCTGGCCTTCTGGACGGTGACCACGTCGAAGAAGCGGTTGACGAGCTCGGGTCCGTGGGCGCGATCGAAGGCGCGCGCCTGCACGCGGGGCAGCCGGTGGCTGAGATCGCTGACGACGCGGATGAACACGCGCTGCTGGAGGATCTCCACCACCCAGTTCTGCATGGCGCGGAGACCACCCGCGAACACCAGGCCGCCGAGCAGCAGGATGCTCAGCACCACCAGCGGCTGGAGCAGGGCGCCAAAGGCCACGGTGTTGACGAGCGATTGGACGGCGATGGGCGTGGTGAGGGCGAAGAGACCGACGCCCACCGCGTACATGACCACGGCCCGTAC
The sequence above is drawn from the Archangium gephyra genome and encodes:
- a CDS encoding TolC family protein, which gives rise to MSPRHGHSALLVLLVVMGTAPRAQARDEAPLTLEEVLDSVRQQHPGMEAARQGVATAEAELLSAQGGFDTLLKAKGVYVPFSYYPHERLDAVVEQPTPLGGTRLFAGYRLGQGKFPTYYGEYETLSGGELRAGVEIPLWRNRSIDKRRADISKARLRLDIAGFTLVGEQLELQREAAYHYWDWVAAGRQLAIAEAQYALAVTRHEQLARRVAQGDIPQIEHTENERALLEREADRVAARRKLEQTALKLSLSLRDGEGRPVRASDSRLPEGLPLPDDTFQAELDAWLEKALRQRPELRELALQRDVVQLDAELARNQTAPAVDLGISVLRDLGRGPESLRPTELQASLVLDIPLQARGARGQVQAAEAKRAAVDAKARLTRDKVVTEVRDTLSALKAAHERVGLARSAADVARRLAQAELARFEHGATSLLFVNLREQTAADAELKEIKALVDYHRAVVDLLAAAAALEPGPSRPEQG
- a CDS encoding peptidase domain-containing ABC transporter, whose translation is MYDRDLESSETPPGPPAASPLVHREVPAAELLEPLLTGLAHTAGLEPGTSTTQASLLDASRQFAGPLSDAWGPLLQHAGQALGLTLSSLRRSPEDVLRQGSRQGPLGTVCFSEQGAATWLLIAEWAPERVLVHSSLLPQGQGWMSREELSRLLAPWAAQPLTWVLAEESEPVHALRAVEASPHEPLTPFARLRALVHLEAADVRAVVMYAVGVGLFALTTPIAVQSLVNTVAFGALLQPLVVLSILLLGGLVFAGGLRAMQNWVVEILQQRVFIRVVSDLSHRLPRVQARAFDRAHGPELVNRFFDVVTVQKASSTLLLEGLSVVLQASIGLLMLAFYHPLLLAFDFFLLLALAGIIFGWGHSAASAGLKESKAKYAVAAWLQELARHPVAFRQHGGQAHALRRADELARDYLGYRRKHFKYLFRQILGALGLQAVASALLLGLGGWLVINRQLTLGQLVAAELIVTAVVAAIAKFGKHLEAWYDLLAAMDKLGKLVDLPLEQDTGESVPPRPGPAALKLDGLEFHYRESTPVLRGASLEVQAGDKVAITGATAGGKSTLVDLLYGLRAPSQGRILLDGLDLRDLSLASLRRDVAIVKAPEIFAGTIVDNVRMGQPDLPLSEVRRALEAVGLGEMITGLPEGLHTELTTGGLPLSSGQVAQLHLARALVLRPRLLVLDEVLDTLDSRARDHVLKTLLAPDAPWTLLLITRSPELLGRCTRAYELLDGQLNPLGSEQPRVATLS
- the galK gene encoding galactokinase, coding for MQAPSDDAPRFETLFGRPPQVRVQAPGRVNLMGEHTDYNGGFVLPMAIPQQTEVLLAPREDRRVRAFSANLGARGNVDEYELGQEKRGRGWLDYIQGVTHVLRAQGLDVGGFDLWLHSHVPLGSGLSSSAALEVALLRGLREAFRLKLDDVSVALLGQKVECDFVGAPVGVMDQMASSLAGTGAALFLDTRSLQYERVPLPTGVEPIVINSGVTHSHAGGDYKVRRAECERAAAQLGVASLRDLPDAELPRALALPEPLGRRVRHVLTENARVLETVRALRSGDLAALGPLLYASHASQRDDYEVSVPEIDLLVDLARTEPGVLGARLTGGGFGGSVVMLARAGKGAEAAARIVARYSERSAHRATVLVPESQTKH
- a CDS encoding glycoside hydrolase family 2 protein produces the protein MRGYPRPQLRRAGWCPLNGTWEFALDPLGRWSVPAEVSWDARILVPFAPETERSGVGDTGFYRACWYRRTFEPPALTAQERLVLHFGAVDHTATVWVNGSRCAHHEGGYTPFKIDITDLLHRDGPQELVLRAEDDPADLAKPRGKQDWQLDPHSIWYPRTTGIWQTVWLERVPVTRIEGLRWTPNLNRWELGLEVHIEGTRPEGLRLDVRLSVGDTLLARDSYTVVLGEVYRRIALSDPGIDDFRNELLWSPTSPTLIDARIELRDANGQLLDAVDSYTALRAVSVQGDRFVLNGRPYPMRLVLDQGYWDGTGITAPDDAALRRDVELARAMGFNGVRKHQKIEDPRYLYWADRLGLIVWEEMPSAYRFTRQSVERVTREWLEVLARDYSHPCIVAWVPLNESWGVPNLPDNAAERHYVQALFHLTRTLDPGRPVIGNDGWESVATDIIGIHDYDADPQKIAQRYHSHEVRPHLFQRERPGGRVIVLDGHPHADHPLVLSEFGGISMSRGDQREWGYSQCAGPDDLARRYTALLEVVRSLELFAGFCYTQFSDTYQEANGLLYSDRTPKFPLEQIALATRGPRFHSDIPMPPAPSGRPRPATESGEPESAGT
- a CDS encoding HlyD family secretion protein produces the protein MTMPTSRNDGPSAELPAMRLVRHSTRMARTVARLLMLALLLALIGVLVAPWQQNVTGQGRVIAYAPLERQQSIQAPIAGRITQWAVQEGSRVKEGDILVELSDNDADLMARLQDQRTAIEARISAAQSQMMAYESRVDALRSSRSSSIDAAGSRVRMVQERIRAAEQSLAAAEVARETARLNLERQKAMHADGLTATRSLELAQLDYTKASTDTESARASLNAARNELGAISSDRQRIQTDADALINDGLAKYEYAKADLAKERIELAKLQSTMARQATQQVRAPRAGTILRLVARQGAEVVKAGDTLAVLVPDTVSSAVELYVHGNDAPLISPGRHVRLQFEGWPAVQFAGWPSVAVGTFGGTVAFVDAADDGRGKFRIVVVPDKGEAWPATRFLRQGVRANGWILLDEVRLGYEMWRQFNGFPPALSSSEPGWTDKEKSGGKADDKGKDDASGEKS